One Perca flavescens isolate YP-PL-M2 chromosome 14, PFLA_1.0, whole genome shotgun sequence genomic window carries:
- the si:dkeyp-92c9.2 gene encoding cyclin-dependent kinase 5 activator 1, protein MGTVLSLSPGSRKSGYYDDRPGSLSHYPSISSRSLNSQKDRGLKRGQSIFLPALTWKRLVASTKKKGNSKKGSGGQVALGDPLNNNNNINIYQKDPLLHLNRENVKKSLSCANLSSYEGPAGLGLGLGYGLGMGQGHGFGYSKSQQLSSVKKVPQGTVTSSPKRVIVQASTSELLRCLGEFLCCRCYRLKHLSPADPVLWLRAVDRSLLLQGWQDQAFVTPANVVFVYMLCRDVVDGDLVASEHELQAILLTCLYLSYSYMGNEISYPLKPFLVEVGKEAFWDRCLAIIDATSSKMLRINADPHFFTQVFAELKSEGGCSPQDYSRVLDR, encoded by the coding sequence ATGGGCACTGTACTATCACTGTCACCCGGCTCTCGGAAATCAGGCTACTATGACGACCGGCCGGGCTCGCTCAGCCACTATCCGAGCATCAGCAGCCGCTCTCTCAACAGCCAGAAAGACCGCGGGCTGAAGAGGGGACAGTCTATCTTCCTCCCGGCGCTCACCTGGAAGCGACTGGTGGCTTCAACGAAGAAGAAGGGCAACTCCAAGAAAGGCTCCGGCGGTCAAGTGGCTCTCGGAGACcctctcaacaacaacaacaacatcaacatcTACCAAAAGGACCCCCTGTTGCACCTCAACCGCGAGAATGTGAAGAAGTCGCTGTCATGTGCCAACCTGTCCAGCTACGAGGGCCCAGCAGGACTGGGTCTGGGGCTTGGCTACGGCCTGGGGATGGGCCAGGGGCACGGATTTGGCTACAGCAAGTCCCAACAGCTCTCCTCTGTGAAAAAAGTTCCCCAAGGGACAGTGACTTCGTCCCCGAAGCGCGTCATCGTCCAGGCGTCCACCAGCGAGCTCCTGCGATGCCTGGGGGAGTTCCTGTGCTGTCGCTGCTACCGCCTGAAGCATCTGTCTCCGGCCGACCCGGTGCTGTGGCTGCGGGCTGTGGACCGCTCACTCCTGCTGCAGGGCTGGCAGGACCAGGCCTTCGTCACGCCGGCAAACGTGGTCTTCGTCTACATGCTGTGCCGAGACGTCGTGGACGGCGACCTTGTGGCGTCAGAGCACGAGCTGCAGGCCATCCTGCTCACCTGCCTCTACCTGTCCTACTCCTACATGGGCAACGAGATCTCGTACCCGCTCAAGCCCTTCCTGGTTGAGGTGGGTAAGGAGGCCTTCTGGGACCGTTGCCTCGCCATCATCGATGCCACCAGCTCCAAGATGCTGCGCATCAACGCAGACCCGCACTTTTTCACACAAGTATTTGCTGAACTTAAGAGTGAAGGCGGCTGCAGCCCGCAGGACTATAGTCGGGTGCTGGATCGATGA